Proteins encoded in a region of the Podarcis muralis chromosome 2, rPodMur119.hap1.1, whole genome shotgun sequence genome:
- the MVB12A gene encoding multivesicular body subunit 12A, with amino-acid sequence MSPPLTGLGWSSAAAAPAGWTPITSTVEGAPANFGKGFAQKSGYFLCSTSAINTENPTGDVLYDVIILSEKTPLPYGYTYAKEFLDPKTSLSKKKRLCVKLIPLTAAETAVFDILLSSKNKVIPNYMRIGEMSGFALWCKKEHILKPKPLPKPRKVSLEMKRLSLEPDGVVLPSEKPVVPPGPKRQPTLKRHESIYDTSNVYGISAMDGVPFTLHPKFESSISKGTNAYSLFKSLHIKSLADIEKEYNYGFVVERTAAARLPPSIS; translated from the exons ATGAGCCCTCCGCTCACCGGCCTGGGGTGGAGCTCCGCCGCCGCGGCCCCCGCGGGATGGACTCCG ATCACATCCACTGTAGAAGGAGCACCTGCAAACTTTGGAAAGGGATTTGCACAGAAATCTGGTTACTTCCTATGCTCTACATCAGCTATAAACACTGAG AACCCCACAGGAGATGTACTTTATGATGTCATAATCCTGAGTGAGAAAACCCCACTGCCTTACGGATACACTTACGCTAAGGAATTTTTGGATCCCA AAACCTCCCTCTCCAAGAAGAAGAGACTGTGCGTCAAGTTGATTCCATTGACTGCAGCTGAAACAGCTGTGTTTGACATCTTGCTGAGTAGCAAAAATAAAGTGATCCCAAATTATATGCGGATAGG GGAAATGAGTGGATTTGCACTTTGGTGTAAAAAGGAGCACATTCTCAAGCCCAAGCCCCTTCCCAAGCCACGGAAAGTGAGCCTAGAAATGAAGCGCCTTTCATTAGAACCAGATGG TGTAGTCCTTCCATCAGAAAAGCCTGTGGTTCCACCTGGTCCCAAAAGGCAACCTACCCTGAAGCGGCATGAGTCTATATATGACACTTCAAACGTCTATGGCATCTCAG cCATGGATGGAGTGCCCTTCACCCTGCACCCCAAGTTTGAGAGCAGCATCTCCAAGGGCACAAAT GCCTATTCTCTCTTTAAAAGCTTGCATATCAAATCTCTTGCCGATATTGAGAAAGAG taCAACTATGGCTTTGTCGTCGAAAGAACTGCTGCTGCTAGACTCCCCCCCAGCATCTCCTAG